The DNA region AAGTCGCGGCTCTCCAGTCCGTCCTCGAAGATGTTGATCTCTTTGCCGGAGCGGACCAGGGTCGAGAAGATCGACAGGATGCCGGTGTACGGGTTCTTGAGGGACTGCCCGGGTCCGTACACGTTCTGATAGCGCAGCGACACCGGTTGGATGCCGATAGTCGGCGCCACGGTGAGGATCAGCGACTCCTGCATCTGCTTGGTGATGCCGTACACCGACGACGGGTGCAGTTTCGCGTTCTCGTCCGTCGGGATAACGCTGAGCGGCCCGACCCCCGGGATATGCACGTCGAAGTCTCCGGCCGCCATGTCGGCGTCGGTGCGATGCGAGGGGTAGACGATGGTCCCGTCCGGCGCGCGGTACGCGCCCTCGCCGTAGATGGAGCGTGACGACGCGATCAGTATCCGCCGCACGGTGTGCGGCTCGTTCGCGAGCAGGTCGAGCAGCTTGGCGGTCCCGCCGACGTTGGTCTCGGTGTACCGGTCGATCTCGTACATCGACTGGCCGGTGCCGGTCTCGGCCGCCAGGTGCACGACGACCGTCGCACCGGCGATCGCGCTGCGCAGATCCTCCGTGGAAGTGACCGTTCCGCGGATCACGGTCGCGACCCCGTCAAGGGACCGCAGCAGTGTCGATGTGGTCGCCGGGTCGTTCCCGTGCACCTGCGGGATCAGCGCATCGAGCACCGTGACCGTGGACCCGGCCTCGACGAAGCGGCGGGCCAGGCGAGTGCCGATGAAGCCGGCTCCGCCCGTGATGAGCACATGATCGGACATGCGGGTGACTCCTGGGATGGGGACCCGCGAGCCGGGTCAGAGGGCGACGATGTGCGCCAGGGTCGATTCTATCCCGGTGCGGTTTCCGCCTCGGAGGACTTTGGGCAGCTCGGTGATCGCATGCAGTCGGGACATCACGCGTGCGCGGGCCGTACACGCCGTGCGACTCCAGCCGTGGGCCTCCGCGACCCGCCGGGCCTCGGCGTAGTACCTGCGCTCGTCTCGGAACCGCCGCCCGTCCAGCAGCGTCTTCTGCGAGGCGCTGCCGCCGTGTCTGCGATACGAGAAGGCCAGTGTCGGGTTGTACGCGAGCGTGCCGCCGTCGAAGGCGATGTCCATCAGGAGGGCGAGGTCCTGGATGATCGGCAGTCCTTCGCGAAAGTCGATGCGCTGAAGGGTCTCAGTGCGGAAGGTGAGAGAAGGCCAGTAGAGCCAGTCGCCGCGGATCAGGCTGGTCGCCATCCGCTCCCCAGTCAGTACGGCCGTTCCGTCCCCGCCGCGCGGCGCAAGGACACCCTGCTTCACACGATCCGCGAGAGGGTTGACGATCGTGCCGTGCTCGTCGATCACCCGCACCCCCGGCTGGATGACGTCCGCGTGCGGCACCTTCGTCATTGTGCGGGTGACCACATCGACATAGTTCGGATGCAGCAGATCATCGCAGCCGAGTATCGCGATGTACTCCGTCGTCGCCCGCCTGATCGCCTCCCGATAGTTCTCCGTGATGCCGAGGTTCACGTCGTTCCGCGTATATGAGACGCGGGCATCGTCCAGTTCCGCGAAGTAGGCGGGCACCCGCTCGTCCGGGTAGCAGTCGTCGATGACGGTGAGCCGCCAGTCCGGGTTGCGCTGGGCGCGCACCGAATCGACGGTCTCGTACAACAGCGCCGGGTCGCCCCAGAAGGGCACGAAGATCTCGAGAGTCATAGCCGTCTCAGCGTAGGCTAGTGGATCCGTGGACTCGCTGGGAGAGGGCTACGGCCCTGGTGTATTCCGCCGCGGGAATTATGATCGCGAAGCGTTTGCGCGATCGTGATTGCGGCGGCATTCCCCCGGGCTCCCGGACGCCTTACGGTATCCGGAAAAGGAGTTCCGGTGACAATGCAGGGCAGTAATGAGGAGGTTCCTCGAGACGAGTCGGATCGAGCGATCGGCGACACCACCGGGGCGGTGACGAAGTGGCTGCCCTGGACGGTCGTAGGGCTGACAGCCGCGATCTTGATCGCGGGTGCCAGCGTCGGTATCGCGGTCGCTAATGGGTCCGCGCCGAGGAGCTCGTCGACGCCCGCCGCTACCCCATCACCTTCGGCGGCGCTCATTGATCGCCCGACGCAGGCACCAGCGGCTGAGCCACCTGTCCCCTCGTACGGCTCATGCGTACGCGACATGGAATTCTCGTGGACCGACCCCGCGAAGATGAACGATCTGCCCGAATACGCGGGTTTCGTTCAGAAGACCGCGCTTGCGATGCACTCGTCGGCTTATGGATGGGGACTGAGCGGCTTTCCCTACGGCACCAATGTCGCTCCAGGACGCGTGATGGTCCGCACCCCGTCTGATCTGCCGGAGCCGAACTACGCATACCGAATGCTCGAGATGCCCGCCGGGACAGAGCGCTGGCGGGTCGATCTGCCCGTCGATGTGCAGGGCGGTTCTACATTCATCAGCGCACGGCCGGACCTGGCAGAACATGAGGTCGTGTTCTTCTGGCGGTCGGATGCCGATCGCACGGAGATCACCGTGCGATCGCTGGACAGCGGCCGGGTGCTCTCGACGGCGGAGTTCGCCGCCTCCACCGAATTCGCGTGGGAGCTGGGCGAGAGGGAGGGCTCGTTCGTAGCTCAGCGTGACTTGATCGTCTACTCCGAAGGCGGCGTGGTCACCGCAGTTCGTCCGCAGGATCTGGGCGCTCCGGTGTGGCAGGTCCCTGGCGAGAAGGCCGTGACCGCGGGTGAGGTGGTCTTCGTAGACGGGGTCGCCCGCGCATTCGAATCCGGCGCATCGCTCGGATGGTCGGTGGCGCCCGTCCACCTCGAAGACGGGGGAGCCTGGCAAGCTGGCGGGATACTCTTCGCCACCGGCGACGACTCCTCCCTCACCCCGATCGATCCGCGCACCGGACAGGCGTGCGGACCGACCCAGCACGGCATGCTGATGTCGGTTCGCGACGGATACGTCGTCGTCACGATCGATCGCGAACTGCTCGCGTTCGATCGTTCGGCGACTTTTGTCGAGTCTTTGGGCTCCCTGACCGCCGATTCCGTCGCCATGGTGCTGGCCGGACGACCGGCCGAGCGGACGGCCGACGGCCGGTACAACGTCTTCGGCGCAGGCGGGACCGTCACGACGTTGTCGGTGGGCGAGACGGTACCGATCGGGTATGACTCCGAGCGGCTCTTCACGCAATCGCCGTACACGGGCCCAGTTACGGCGTACGACCTGGCCACCGGAGCGGTTGTCTGGCAATCGGAGCCGGTCGTGCCCGCGATCAACTGGGGGGGAACGATGGTTCGACTGCAGACCAATCCCATGGAATGGCCGATCACGGTCGCCGAGTAGCTCCGACACTCGTCAGAGTCGCTGGATAGACTGGCGGTGCGGCGGTGCGATCGGCCCGCCGCGCCGCCGTGTCTGCGGCGACCGCGAACCAAGAGGGCGCACACATGGATCTTCTCGTCGTCGGCTCCGGCTTCTTCGGTCTCACCATCGCCGAACGCGCGGCATCCGACGGTCGCAAGGTGACCGTCATCGACCGCCGTCATCACATCGGCGGCAACGCCTACAGCGAGAACGAGCCCCAGACCGGCATCGAGGTGCACCGTTACGGGGCACACCTGTTCCACACCTCCAACCCGAGCGTGTGGGAGTACGTGAGCCGGTTCACGACGTTCACGAATTACGTCCACCGCGTGTACACGAACCACAAGGGCGTGGTGTACCCCCTGCCGATCAACCTCGGCACGATCAACCAGTTCTTCCAGGCCGCGTACTCTCCGGACGAGGCCCGCGCGGTCCTCCGCGAGCTGTCGGCTGAGTTCGATGTGAAGGATGCCGCGAACCTCGAGGAGAAGGGCATCGCGCTGATCGGTCGCCCCCTGTACGAGGCGTTCATCCGCGATTACACCGCCAAGCAGTGGCAGACCGACCCGAAGAACCTGCCTGCCGAGGTGATCAGCCGACTGCCGGTGCGGTACAACTACGACAACCGCTACTTCAACGACACGTGGGAGGGTCTGCCCACCGACGGATACACGGCGTGGATCGAGCGGATGGCCGATCACCCCAATATCGAGGTGAAGCTCGGAGTCGACTTCTTCGACGAGCAGCAGCCGCTGAACAAGGCGGCCACCGTCGGACAGGTCCCGATCGTCTACACCGGGCCGATCGACCGGTACTTCGACGATGCCGCGGGCGCCCTGTCCTGGCGCACCCTCGACTTCGAGGAGGAGGTCCTCAGCGTCGGCGACTTCCAGGGCACGCCCGTGATGAACTACGCCGACGCGGACATCCCGTATACGCGCATCCACGAGTTCAAGCACTTCCATCCCGAGCGCGCTGACCGCTACCCGGCCGACCAGACCGTCATCATGCGCGAGTTCTCCCGCTTCGCCACGCGCGACGACGAGCCGTACTACCCGGTGAGCACCGCCGAGGACCGCGCGGGCCTGCTGGCCTACCGGGAGCTCGCCAAGGGCGAGAAGGACGTCTACTTCGGCGGCCGTCTGGGCACCTACCAGTACCTCGACATGCACATGGCGATCGGCTCGGCGCTGTCGATGTGGCACAACCAGCTCGCGTGACGCCACCCCCATAGACTCGACTCCGTGACCACAGCCGCCGTCGGCGCTCCCGGCTCGCCGAGGCGCTACCTCCACGCGTTGTGGCTGCTCTCCGCGCGGGACCTCCGCGTCCGCTACGCCACGAGCGCGCTCGGCTACCTGTGGTCCGTCCTGGACCCGCTCGTGATGAGCCTGATCTACTGGTTCGTCTTCACGCAGGTCTTCGGCCGCGGCGTCGGGGAGGAGCCGTACATCGTGTTCCTGATGTCGGCGCTGCTGCCGTGGATGTGGTTCAACTCGTCGGTGTCCGATTTCACCCGCGCCTTCAACAAGGACGCGCGGCTGGTGCGCTCCACCGCGATCCCGCGGACGATCTGGGTGAACCGCATCGTGCTGAGCAAGGGCATCGAGTATCTGCTGTCCATCCCGGTTCTGGTCCTGTTCGCCGTCTTCGCCGGCGCGACCGTGGGCTGGGGCTTGCTGTGGTTCCCGCTGGCGGTGCTGCTGCAGGGGATCCTGCTGGTCGGGCTGGGTCTTCTCGTCGCGCCGCTGTGCGTGCTCTACGCCGACCTGGAGCGCACCACCCGACTCATCCTGCGCGCGCTGTTCTACGCGTCGCCGGTCATCTACGGTGTCTCGGACCTGCCCGCACCGTTCTCCGAGATCGCCGCCTTCAACCCGCTCGCGGGCATCTTCACGCTGTACCGCGTCGGATTCTTTCCGGATCAATGGGACACCTTCAGCGTCGTGCTCGCCGCCGTGATGAGCGTGGTCTTCCTCTGCCTCGGCATCCTGGTGTTCCGTAGCCTGGAGCGTCCCGTGCTGAAGGAGCTGTGATGACCGGACTGGCGATCGAGGTGCGCGACCTGGGCGTCCGGTTCCGTCGCAACCGCAGAGGGCGGCGGAGCTTCAAGGATCTGTTCGCGGATTCGTCGCGCCGGTCGAAGCCGGGCGAGTTCTGGGCGCTGCGGAACGTGTCCTTCGACGTGCGGCCGGGGGAGTCGATCGGAGTGGTCGGGCGCAACGGACAGGGCAAGTCGACGCTGCTCAAGCTCGTGGCCGGCGTGCTGCTGCCCGACGAGGGGGCGGTGACGGTGCACGGCGGCGTCGCCCCGCTGATCGAGATCACCGGGGGGTTCGTGGGCGATCTGACCGTGCGCGAGAACGTCCGCCTGACCGCCGGCCTGCATGGGATGTCACGGGCCGAGGTGGCGCGGCGGTTCGACGGAATCATCGATTTCGCGGAGTTGCGCGACTCCATCGACACGCCCTACAAGCACCTGTCGAACGGCATGAAGGTGCGTCTGGCCTTCTCCGTCGTCTCCCAGCTCGAGGAGCCGATCCTGCTCGTCGACGAGGTGCTGGCCGTCGGCGACAAGGCCTTCCGCGAGAAATGCTACCGGCGCATCGACGAGCTTCTGGCCGAAGGCAGGACGCTGTTCTTCGTCAGCCACAATGAGCGGGATCTGCGGCGCTTCTGCACCCGGGGCCTGTATCTGGACAGGGGCGCGCTCGCACTGGATGCCCCGATTGGCGAAGTGCTGGACCGTTACAACGCCGACTACAACGGGGGCTGACCGGACGGCTCGGCCGGCAACGCGGGACCGGAGCCCGGCGGAGCAGAGCAGTCCGGGCCGCCGTCAGCGGGCGGTGGCCTCAAGCGGCGGCATCGGCTGCCAGGAGGAATCCCGGGCGATCCGGCGACCGTCCCGAATGCCGCGGAACAGGTTGCTCGTGCCGCGGACCGTGTGCTCGACGGCGAAGAGCCGGATGAGCTCCTTGACGAACGTGAGCGCCGTCCCGGCACCGAACAGCATCGGGTTGTAGACACCCAGCGAACGGTAGTAGTTCTTCATGTGGCCGCGGTTGCGCATGATGTAGTACCGATACGCATTGCTGCTTGCGTTCATGTGGCGGATGCCCATGTCCCACTGCTTGATCTCGCGCGTCCGCCGCAGCACGAACTCGTTCACGATCACCGAGGTGGTCTTGCGCGAGGCGAGCCAGCCGTACATCTGGTCGTCCCAGTAGATGAAGAAGCGAGGATCGGGCAGGCCGATCTGCTGCACGATGTCGCGGTGGATGAACATCCCCTCGAAGCAGCCGGAGTTCATCTCCTTGAAGCCGGTCTCGTCGAAGCCGGCCGGGGCGAACGGGATCGGGATGCCCAGCGGCTCGGCAACCCGGTACTGCCAGTAGAACTCGCTGCCGTCGTAGTCGTAGCGGCGCCCTTGGATGCTCTTGAACCGCGGCGCCCAGGATCCCATCCGGGCCAGGCCGTCGGGCAGCACCTCGACGTCGTCGTCCATGAGCCACATCCAGGTGGAGCCGAGCTCGTACGCGACGCGCATCCCCTCGCTGAAACCACCCGAGCCGCCGGTGTTCGTCTCCAGCCGCCGGTAGACCAGCTCCGACCCGAGACGCTCCCGGAAGGACTCCACGACCAGCGTGGTGTCGTCCACGGACGCGTTGTCGATGATGACGACGTGCCCGGGCTTCGGGTCCATGCGCGTGATGCTCTCCAGCAGCCTCGTCAGCAGTCCCGAGCGGTTGTACGTGACGATCGCGATCGTGGCCGATGCCGGATCGAACGCCGGTTCCGTCTCGAGACCCTCGTGGCGCGAAGGGGATACGATCACGAGCTTTCCCCGAACGTACGGCGCCACTCCGCCAGCGATGTCATCTCTGTCTGGGCGCGGCGGTAGCGCTGCGACAACGCAGGCCACTCCCTGCGGAGTCGGCGATGCAGGCGGACGCTATCGAGGAGCATGCGTCGATAGTTTGCCCGGTTGCGCACGTACTTGTTCTGGCCCGACCCGTCCGCAGCGCTGACCAAGGCGGAGTCGTAGAGCGGCAGGCGCCACCATTGCGCGTCGAGCTTGCCGAATTCGACCTCCGGCTGGCTGACGTTCTCCGGCCTGGGGGCGTGGAACCAGTGCGAGACCAGCGTCACAGCCGTGAACCAACGCAGCTTGAGGCCTGTGGGATTGTCGAGTTCATGCAGAGAGGCCCGCTTGAAGACTTGGCGACCGCGTCGAGATCTGAGCGGGACCCCGGTGTCCTTGTGTACCCGCGTCTCGGGAAACTTCTTTGCGAGGTCGCGGGCTGCGGGCATGGCGGTGGCCAGGTTCGCCCGCATATGCTCAGGACCGGACAGGACATCGCGCAGGGCGCGATGGCGCAGTGCCACCGGATAATACTGCATCATCATCAGATGCTTCAGATCCACTCGTCGGCTGTGCTTTAGCAGGCGACCGCCGCGCGGCACCGGGGAATGCAAGAGGCCTGCCACGATCCGGTTGCGGGCATGGAAGTATGCCTGCCAGTCGATTGAGTCATCCTTGCCGACCCAGGAGACATGCCACAACGCAACACCGGGCACCGACACGGTAGGGAAACCAGCGTCGCGAGCGCGCAAACAGTACTCCGCGTCGTCCCATTTGATGAACGCGGGCAAAGCGAGCCCGACGGCACGAATGACCTCAACGGGTATCAGGCACATCCACCAGCCGTTGTAATCGGCATCGAGACGCATGTGCAGCATGGGTGTCTGGCGGAGGTTGGATGCCGAGAAGTCGTGAGGAAGTTTGTCCTGGTAGAGCGCCCGCCACATGAAGGGCTCGTCGTCCACCACCTCGGCCCAGGCATGCAGCTTCGGGCGATCGAGGAGGTCGAACATGTGTGCGCCGACAATGGTGGGAGTGGACGCGTAGCGCCCGAAAACGATGGAGCGTCGCACCGACTCGGGCTCGAGGCGGACGTCGTCATCCAAGAGCTGTACGAAGTCGCTTTCAGGACGGTCCAGCGTTTCCGCCATCGCCCGCGAGAACCCTCCCGAGCCGCCCAGGTTCGGCTGCGTGATGACCTGAAGGGTATCCCCCAGTGTGGCGGCGACCTCTGCGAACTCCGGCTGCGCATCGACCCGGCGGTCGCCCTGATCAACAACGAAGATCCGGTCGACGACCTCAAGAACATCAGGCTCTGCCGCGAGGTTCAATAGGGTCCAGATGCAGTAGTCCGGTTTGTTGAACGTCGTGATGCCGATGGACGCTTTGCCCATGCGCGCGGGTTCCTGCTCCGTGGTCCACTCCGCGCCTTGAAAGAGCACGTCTTTGTCGTCGGCGACGAGGTCGAACCAGATCCAACCGCCGTCGCTGAACTGATCGAGCTGGAGTTCGAACGAGTTCGTCGCATCGCCGTCTGCTTCACGGGTCTCAAGGCGCTGACTCACACCGGACCCGGTGGACCGGTAGATCAAGATGGTGCAGGGACCTTCGGTGCGAACAGTCAGCGTCACGTGTCGCACCGCGGTCCAGTGCTGCCAGTATGAAGCCGGGAAGGCGTTGAAGTAGGTGCCGAACGACACGCGCCGCCCCGCGAGGATTCGCGCCTGATGGCGCCCCAGGATGTTTCCCATGTGTGCCAGGTTCGACACGCGAACCGGCTCGTCGTCGATGATCGACCACGTCTCCGGGTCCGCGTAGAGAGGCAGCAGATCGGGATCGCGATCGAGGGGGAAGACGACATTCTGCAGGACGTGAGGCACGTGGAAAACTCCGAAAAGACGGCGACTGGCGCCGAGTCGTGGGGCCGGGAGTAGCCTACCCTCCGATCATGAGGATCTTCTGGATCCGCCGCCTGCCGTAGCCTCAACTGCGTGGGTGCTGCAATCGAAGGGCGAGCGGTGCGATGAAGGTCTTGATCACCGGGGGTGCAGGGTTCATCGGCAGCACGGTCGCATCGGCGTGCATGGATGCCGGAATCATCCCCGTGATTCTGGATGACCTTTCCACCGGCCGCGAAGCTTTCACGCGTGGTCGGTTGTTCTACCGAGGAGATATCGCGGACGCCTCCCTCCTCGACCAGATCGCTGCCGATCACCCTGACCTTTCGTTCGCGATCCACTGTGCGGCAAAGGTGGTCGTCCCCGACTCGGTCATAGATCCGCTGGGCTACTACGACACGAATGTAGCCAAGACGATCGAGCTGCTCCGCGGCCTGCAACGCAACGGCATCGGCAAGGTCATCTTCAGTTCCTCTGCTTCCGTCTACGACGCGGAGGACGGCGGCGCCGTGACCGAGGAAGGGCCGATCCAACCGGCCAGCCCATACGCCCGGACGAAGGCGATGGTCGAGCAGATCCTCGCCGACAGTGCGGGTGCCGGGGATTTGCGAGCCATCGCGCTTCGATATTTCAACCCGATCGGCGCGGATCCCCAGTCTCGGAGCGGTCTTCCCCAGCGCGACCCGTCGCATGTGCTGGGCCTGTTGATCTCCGCGCATCGGCACGGTGGAACCTTCACCATCACCGGAACAGACTGGCCGACGCGGGACGGGTCGGGACTGAGGGACTTCATCCACGTGTGGGACCTCGCGCGCGCGCATGTCCAAGCGGTTCGGCGCTTTGACCTCGTCACAGAGAAAGCGGCCTTCCGTGCCGTCAATGTCGGCGGGGGCACCGGAACGACCATCCGGGAACTCGTCGCCGCATTCAAGCGGGTCACCGGGGCCAGCGTCGACGTGCGCATCGGGCCCCGCCGCGCCGGTGATGTCGCGGGCGCGTACGCGGACGTGCAGCGGGCAGCGGATCTGCTCGGCTGGCGGGCAGAGCTGACCATTGACGAAGGCATTCGCGACTCGCTCGCGTGGGCTGAGTCCTTCGACTCAGCGTCGGGGCACTGAGCCCCGGGCTACGCGTTGGAAGGCCGACCTTCCTGGATACTCGGCAGGTCCGGCCCACCGCCGATCGCATCGATGCGCTCCCGCCACGAGCGGGATTGACCGGCGCGCACCGCGCAGAGCACGAGCAGGAGCCAGCCGAATCCGAACAGCGCGAAGCTCTCGAACATGGAATTCACCAGCAGGGTGATCAGCAGCAGCGGAGTCCACGCGTAGATCACCGAGCGGCGCTCGCTCGCGTCCAGCCACGACCGCACCAGGGCGGTGCCCACGAAGGCGGTGAACAGCAGCAGCCCGGCCCACCCGAGCTGCAGCAGCACGTCGAAGTACGCGTTCAGGCCGGTCGCATGGCTCGTGCGCAGCCCGTAGTTGATGGCGTTGAACGGGAACACCTGGGGATCCCAGGGGCCGAACCACCCCCAGCCCTGCACGGGCTTGGAGCGCAGATAGTCGACCATCGTGTTCCACAGGTCCACGCGCATCGAGAAGTCGGTGCCGGCTCCCAGGAAGGCGATGATCGGATGCCGTGCCGCGTAGCCGATGATCACGCCCACCACCACCAGCCCGCCGAAGGCGAACTGCAGGGCCGACCGCCGCTCCGGGCTCGCGTGCCGCACCAAGGCCAGCGCACCCACGGCCAGGCCCACGGCGAGTGCGAGGACCAGGACGGTGGGGGAGTCGCTGAGGGCAGCGAGGCCGCCGGCGAGCACGACGGAGTACACCGACACGCCGACGCGCACGGACTGGGTGCGGTACTCGATCAGGAACGTGATCAGGGCGATCACCGCGGCGAAGCCCAGCAGGTTTCGCGTGCCGAAGATCCCCTGGATCGGGCCGAGCTGGGCGATGTCGCCCTGGATGCCGAGAAACCGGAAGGGCATGTCCAGGATGACGCCGGCGAGTATCTCGACGCCGAGGGAGATCGACAGCAGCACGCGCATGACGTCGCCCAGTGCGCGCGCGGTCTGCAGCGTGTCGCGGACATGACCGATCGTGACGGCGAGGAAGGCCAGGGCGGCCGTGGAGACCCAGCCCCACAATGACGTCGAGGGGCTCTGGCTCCAGAACGCGCTGATCAGTGCCCAGGCCACGAACAGCACCAGCGTGGTCGGCACGAGACGCACGAGCGAGATCTCCCGGCGTCGGGAGACGAGGATGCCGATGCCGAGCAGGCAGAGGCCCACGATGATCGAGACGTAGGTGACGCGTCCGGCGATCTTCTCGATCGCGAAGGAGGAGAAGACCGCGCCCAGGACGGCGATCGTGTACGCGCGGGCGAGCGCGGCCGACCCGAGCAGTCCGATCCAGCGCGCAGGGCCGGCGCCTCGTACCGGGTCGGTCACGAGGCCCGCGTGGTCAGCTCGCCACGCTCGATGGCGATGCGCAGCTCGGCGGCGCCTTCGCCGATGTGCGGCGACTGCTTCATCTTGAACGGGAGCATGACCAGGAACAGCCAGCCCCACAGCAGCAGCGGACTGGACTCGGCCAGGCCCTGCACCAGCAGGATGGCGCCGACCAGCGTGGGCAGCAGGGTCAGCGGTGAGTACGGCCGGTCGGCCCGCAGATCCCATCGGGGTCGGTCGACGGCGAAGAACCACGAGCGCCAGATGTAGGCGAGGTAGGCCATGGCGAGCAGGGCGACGCCGATCGCGCCGAGTTGGAAGAAGACGTCGATCCACACGTTGTGAGCCTGCATCACGGACTGGCCGTGATCGAGGATCCACCCGTCGAACGCCGGATCGCTCGTGATCCACGGGGTGGAGAATCCCCAGCCCAGCACCGGCCGCTGCATCGCGCGATCCAGCACCGCCTGCCAGATCATCTCCCGGCCGGTCAGGTCGGTGCTGCGGCCGAGCGCTGCGAAGATCGTGTCGCGCAGCAGCCAGAACGCCGCAGCGCCGCCCAGCCCGACCACGGCGAACCCGATGTAATACCGGGTGCGCTCGCCGGGGCGGCGCGCGCGGCGCATCAACAGCACCGTCACCAGCACGATCACCACAGCCGCCGCGGCCACGTACGCGGTCGCCGATGCCGCCCGATAGAACAGGTAGGCAGCCAAGACGATCCACCCGCCCAGCAGAACGCGGCCGGCCGCGCCGGCGGCGAAGCGGATCGCGAACACGACGATCGCCAGGAGGGCGACCGGTCCGAGCAGATTGGCGTTGCCCATGATGCCCTGGATCCGGCCTTCGTCGAACAGGTTGTTCCGCGACCAGTACAGGATCGGGTCGACGGGCTCGGTGCGAGGGACGAAACCGGGCAGCAGGGGCACGCGGACGAACAGTGCGACCCAGAGCTCGAAGATCAGTGACAGCGCGAGGACCCACTTCAGCGCGGCGGAGGTGGCGCGGATCACTTCGCGCCAGGTCAGCACACTCCCGATGAACAGTGCCTGCAGAGTCGTGATGCCCAGCAGCAGGAGCGTGAGCGCGGTCGCCTCCCGCCACTGCGACCAGATGATCGACAGCGCGGCCCACAGCACGTACGCCATCGTGAACCAGGGCAGGCGGCGCCACTGCACCGGTGGCCGCACCGCGAACCACAGTCCGAGTGAGAGCACCCCGCCGGCGATCGTCACCACCGCCGTCGGCAGCTGGCCGATCGCGTTGATCCACGCCGTGCCGGACAGCGCCATGAACAGCACGAAGATGCACCAGCCGCGGAGCATCAGGTGACCCGTCTTCTCGCGGACCGGTGCCGCCGGCGGGGTCGACGCCGGGTGCTTCGTGTAGACGGCCATCGTCTGATCAGGGTAGCGCCTGGCCCGCAACCCTCGTGCGCGATGACCAGTGCGGCGATGACGGTGCCCGACTCTACGCTGGAGGAATGCTGGTGCCCCTTGCGAACACCCCCCGCGACTACGACTGGGGCAGCGTCACGCTCCTGGCCGGGCTGGAGGGCCGGGATCCCTCCGGGCGCCCGGAAGCGGAGGTGTGGTTCGGCGATCACCCGGGAAGTCCCGCGCTGGTGCCGGACGGACGCCCCCTCGGTGTCTGGCTCGCCGAAGAGGGCGCGCGCACCGGCGCTCCTGCCCACCTTCCGTACCTGCTGAAGCTGCTGGCCGCGGCATCCCCGCTGTCCATCCAGGCGCACCCCTCCCGCGCGCAGGCGGTCGCGGGTTTCGCGAAGGAAGAGGCGGCCGGTGTGCCCCGGGATGCGGCGGAGCGGACGTACCGCGACGAGAACCACAAACCCGAACTGATCGTCGCGCTCAGCGAGACCTTCACCGCGCTGGCCGGACTCCGGGAGATCGCAGCCACGCGTCGGCTGTTGCAGGCGCTGGGCCCGGCAGCGGCCGGCCTGGCCGCCAGGCTGAACGGGCCGGATGCCGCGGCCGCACTGCGCGACGCGCTCGGGTGGCTGCTCTCCGGTCGGGCGCAGCCCGACGTCGAGGCGATCATCGCGGCCGCAGCCACGACCGACGACGCAGAGTTCGGCCCCGAGTTGG from Microbacterium sp. zg-B185 includes:
- the manA gene encoding mannose-6-phosphate isomerase, class I, with translation MLVPLANTPRDYDWGSVTLLAGLEGRDPSGRPEAEVWFGDHPGSPALVPDGRPLGVWLAEEGARTGAPAHLPYLLKLLAAASPLSIQAHPSRAQAVAGFAKEEAAGVPRDAAERTYRDENHKPELIVALSETFTALAGLREIAATRRLLQALGPAAAGLAARLNGPDAAAALRDALGWLLSGRAQPDVEAIIAAAATTDDAEFGPELARMKDLAARHPGDPGVVVAMLMNLVTLHRGEAVFIPAGVLHAYLEGLGVEVMAASDNVLRGGLTAKHIDVAELLDVLDSTPGPIRVLRPQRLGGGAARYETDVADFALLRVSVAPDGSSRVPVTGTTIALATKGVLEVRGNRSGEAVELRPGQALLVTPDEQHVILSGYGELFLALPGSASAGAGGS